The Mycolicibacterium doricum genome includes a region encoding these proteins:
- a CDS encoding DUF3263 domain-containing protein, whose protein sequence is MDGAMAQTEQSGDDSDLPAGLTRREFDILAFERQWWKYAGSKEDAIKELFSMSATRYYQVLNALVDRPEALAADPMLVKRLRRLRASRQKARAARRLGFEVT, encoded by the coding sequence ATGGACGGCGCCATGGCGCAGACTGAGCAATCCGGCGACGACTCTGATCTGCCTGCAGGACTGACCAGGCGCGAATTCGACATCTTGGCGTTCGAGCGCCAGTGGTGGAAATACGCGGGCAGCAAAGAAGACGCCATCAAAGAGCTGTTCTCGATGTCGGCCACCCGCTACTACCAGGTGCTCAACGCGCTCGTCGACCGGCCGGAGGCGCTGGCGGCCGATCCTATGCTGGTGAAACGCCTGCGCCGGTTACGGGCCAGCCGGCAGAAGGCGCGGGCCGCGCGCCGGTTGGGCTTCGAGGTCACCTGA
- a CDS encoding LytR C-terminal domain-containing protein codes for MNQRESSGLPLRAIVMVLLFLGIVFLLVGFQALGSDDSSGDETTVATTTTATPSPDPSPPADARPEVRVFNISDVAGAAEGVATRLRDEGWTVAETGNLTLEDVTATTVYFGDGEQEAAEDVGRLLEAPVEPRVPALAEQPPGVIVAVTG; via the coding sequence ATGAACCAGCGAGAATCCTCCGGACTTCCTCTGCGCGCCATCGTGATGGTGCTGCTCTTCCTCGGCATCGTCTTCCTGTTGGTGGGGTTCCAGGCGCTGGGATCGGATGATTCGTCGGGCGACGAAACCACGGTCGCCACCACGACGACCGCCACACCGTCGCCGGACCCGTCCCCACCGGCCGACGCGCGTCCCGAGGTGCGGGTGTTCAACATCTCCGACGTGGCAGGCGCCGCCGAGGGCGTGGCGACCCGGTTGCGTGACGAGGGCTGGACCGTTGCCGAAACCGGCAACCTGACCCTCGAAGATGTCACCGCGACGACCGTCTACTTCGGCGACGGAGAGCAAGAGGCCGCCGAAGATGTGGGTCGACTGCTGGAGGCGCCGGTCGAGCCGCGGGTGCCTGCGCTGGCCGAACAACCACCAGGCGTCATCGTGGCAGTTACCGGTTAG
- the sodC gene encoding superoxide dismutase[Cu-Zn]: MLKSGLTSAAVAAVLAVPALVLSACTPNEPVSSEPGTTPSVWTGSPSPSAPPGEGDAGASGSGGRGEGGQKLTAELKNPDGTTVATAEFDFSGGYATVTVQTVASGQLQPGFHGMHVHEVGKCEPNSVAPSGGAPGDFNSAGGHFQTEGKSGPPASGDLTSLQVREDGSAMVVTTTDSFTAEDLTSGEGTAIIIHEKADNFANIPPERYNQVNGTPGPDQTTMATGDAGGRVACGVIRPTE; the protein is encoded by the coding sequence ATGCTCAAGTCCGGTCTCACATCCGCCGCCGTCGCCGCCGTGCTCGCCGTTCCCGCGCTCGTACTGAGCGCCTGCACCCCCAATGAGCCGGTGTCCAGCGAGCCGGGCACCACGCCGTCGGTGTGGACCGGTTCACCGTCGCCGTCGGCGCCTCCCGGCGAAGGGGACGCGGGCGCAAGCGGCTCGGGAGGCCGCGGCGAGGGCGGCCAGAAGCTGACCGCCGAACTCAAGAACCCCGACGGCACCACCGTGGCGACCGCGGAGTTCGACTTCAGCGGCGGCTACGCCACCGTCACCGTCCAGACGGTCGCTTCGGGCCAGCTCCAACCCGGGTTCCACGGGATGCACGTCCACGAGGTCGGCAAGTGTGAGCCCAACTCCGTTGCTCCCAGCGGGGGCGCGCCGGGCGACTTCAACTCCGCGGGCGGGCACTTCCAGACCGAGGGGAAGAGCGGGCCTCCGGCCAGCGGTGACCTCACCTCACTGCAGGTCCGCGAGGACGGTTCGGCGATGGTCGTGACCACCACCGACTCGTTCACCGCCGAGGACCTCACCTCGGGTGAGGGCACCGCGATCATCATCCACGAGAAGGCCGACAACTTCGCCAACATCCCGCCGGAGCGCTACAACCAGGTCAACGGAACCCCGGGCCCGGACCAGACGACCATGGCCACCGGTGACGCCGGTGGGCGGGTGGCGTGCGGTGTCATCCGTCCCACCGAGTAG